From Humisphaera borealis, the proteins below share one genomic window:
- a CDS encoding IS110 family RNA-guided transposase → MQHEANSNAVPSAAVSDVSLPVAGIDVAKDQLDVFIDVVAQRLRVSNNDEGVARLVATLRQHKVRLVVLESTGRYHRAAAAALLQAGVNVSVVNPKNVRAFAVADGRLEKTDAIDAQVIASFGRALNPRITAKTPEKQTVLADLVSRRRGLVQVRVAERNRGQGQLPTLAATQSTKLLRLVNQQIEDLDRAIAKLIEGDDDWHNTSKIIDSVPGIGPETANQLVSSLPELGKLNRQEIAKLVGLAPLNCDSGTQRGQRHIRGGRDHVRNCLYMATFNARQRCDKFRRFFDGLVGRGKHYQVAMTACMRKLLVILNEMVKNKTHWDSKFAS, encoded by the coding sequence ATGCAGCACGAAGCCAACAGCAACGCCGTTCCGTCCGCCGCGGTGTCCGATGTCTCGTTGCCGGTCGCCGGCATCGACGTCGCCAAGGATCAGCTCGACGTCTTCATTGATGTCGTCGCCCAGCGGCTGCGAGTCAGCAACAACGACGAGGGGGTCGCACGCCTCGTCGCCACGCTGCGTCAGCACAAGGTTCGCCTGGTTGTCCTGGAGTCCACCGGCCGGTACCACCGCGCCGCGGCCGCCGCGTTGCTTCAGGCCGGCGTCAACGTCTCGGTCGTCAACCCCAAGAACGTCCGCGCCTTCGCCGTCGCCGACGGCAGGCTCGAGAAGACCGACGCGATCGACGCCCAGGTCATCGCCTCGTTCGGACGGGCGCTCAACCCGCGGATTACCGCCAAAACGCCGGAGAAACAGACGGTTCTGGCCGACCTGGTCTCCCGGCGTCGCGGCCTGGTGCAGGTCCGGGTCGCCGAACGCAACCGCGGCCAGGGACAACTGCCCACGCTGGCGGCCACCCAGTCCACGAAGCTGCTGCGGCTGGTCAACCAGCAGATCGAGGATCTGGACCGCGCGATCGCCAAGCTGATCGAAGGCGACGACGACTGGCACAATACGTCGAAGATCATCGACTCGGTGCCCGGCATCGGGCCCGAAACGGCTAACCAGCTGGTCTCCAGCCTGCCGGAGCTGGGTAAACTCAACCGCCAGGAGATCGCCAAGCTCGTCGGCCTGGCGCCGCTCAACTGCGACTCGGGCACGCAACGCGGCCAGCGGCATATCCGCGGGGGGCGGGATCACGTTCGAAACTGCCTGTACATGGCGACGTTCAATGCCCGGCAACGCTGCGACAAGTTCCGGCGTTTCTTCGATGGTCTTGTCGGGCGTGGCAAGCATTACCAAGTCGCGATGACCGCCTGCATGCGTAAGCTGCTGGTCATCCTGAACGAGATGGTGAAGAACAAGACCCATTGGGACTCGAAGTTCGCGTCATAA
- the argS gene encoding arginine--tRNA ligase, whose product MKTISEQISNAFKAAIAAAFSPTLDGIDIDPLVSPSANEKFGDYQSNAAMGLAKTLAEKAGEKTNPRAVAEQIIAKLNVGGMSDTPPDKSWIAGPGFINVKLSPKWLAEQLSLAGKTDRLGVEPVAKPQTVVIDYSGPNIAKELHVGHLRSTILGDAATRVLTFQGHKVIRQNHVGDWGTQFGMLIANLQDKQSAGGETKLSDLEAFYVEAKKRFDVEVPFQERARLNVVKLQSGDADALAMWRMLVDKTREHYLPIYRRLGVLLTPDDERGESFYNTRLAAVVEELKSRQIAVESEGATAVFVEGFKTPLIIEKSGGGFLYGTTDLAAAKYRITELKADRVVYFVDARQSQHFAQVFATVKKAGWGDNVSMEHAAFGTMLGPDGTPFKTKTGGTVKLKDLLDEAEQRAFDLAKQKAAEREESPTDEQLKAIAHTVGIGGVKYSDLSKDRVSDYVFSFDAMLAMDGNTAPYMQYAYARVRSIFRRAAERGITFGDGATTTIALDAPQELALAKQILRFGEVVEQVGRELKPHVLCAYLYDLAGRYSSFYEACPVLTSEEPMRSSRLALANLTAKVLAKGLDLLGIEHPDQM is encoded by the coding sequence ATGAAGACGATCTCGGAGCAGATATCCAACGCGTTTAAGGCCGCTATCGCGGCCGCGTTCTCGCCGACCCTCGACGGCATCGACATCGACCCGCTCGTCAGCCCGTCGGCGAACGAGAAGTTCGGCGACTACCAGTCCAATGCCGCGATGGGCCTGGCCAAGACCCTGGCCGAAAAGGCCGGTGAGAAGACGAACCCGCGCGCCGTCGCCGAGCAGATTATTGCGAAGCTGAACGTCGGCGGCATGAGCGACACGCCGCCGGACAAGAGTTGGATCGCCGGCCCGGGGTTCATCAACGTCAAGCTGTCGCCGAAGTGGCTCGCGGAGCAGTTGAGCCTGGCGGGGAAGACCGATCGGCTGGGGGTTGAGCCGGTCGCTAAGCCGCAGACGGTGGTCATCGACTACAGCGGGCCCAACATTGCCAAGGAACTGCACGTCGGCCACCTGCGAAGCACGATCCTGGGCGACGCAGCGACACGCGTCCTGACGTTCCAAGGGCACAAGGTCATCCGGCAGAACCACGTCGGCGACTGGGGCACCCAGTTCGGCATGCTCATCGCCAACCTGCAGGACAAGCAGTCCGCCGGCGGCGAGACCAAGCTCTCCGACCTTGAAGCGTTCTATGTCGAAGCCAAGAAGCGGTTCGATGTCGAAGTGCCGTTCCAGGAACGAGCCCGGCTGAATGTCGTCAAGCTTCAGTCCGGCGACGCGGACGCCCTGGCGATGTGGCGGATGCTGGTCGACAAGACGCGCGAGCACTATCTGCCCATCTATCGGCGGCTCGGCGTCCTGCTCACGCCGGACGATGAGCGGGGCGAATCGTTTTACAACACGCGCCTCGCCGCCGTCGTGGAGGAACTCAAGTCCCGCCAGATCGCAGTCGAGAGCGAAGGCGCGACTGCCGTCTTCGTCGAAGGCTTCAAGACGCCGCTCATCATCGAGAAGTCCGGCGGCGGATTCCTCTACGGCACGACCGACCTCGCCGCGGCGAAGTACCGCATCACCGAGCTCAAGGCCGACCGTGTCGTCTATTTCGTCGACGCCCGGCAGTCGCAGCACTTCGCTCAGGTCTTCGCGACGGTGAAGAAGGCCGGCTGGGGCGACAACGTCTCCATGGAACACGCCGCGTTCGGCACCATGCTCGGCCCCGACGGTACGCCGTTCAAAACCAAGACCGGCGGAACGGTCAAGCTCAAAGACCTCCTCGACGAAGCCGAGCAGCGCGCCTTCGACCTGGCCAAGCAGAAAGCCGCCGAGCGGGAGGAATCGCCGACGGACGAGCAGCTCAAGGCGATCGCCCACACCGTCGGCATCGGCGGCGTGAAGTATTCGGACCTTTCGAAAGATCGGGTCAGCGACTACGTCTTCTCGTTCGACGCGATGCTCGCGATGGACGGTAACACCGCGCCATACATGCAATACGCCTACGCCCGCGTCCGGTCGATCTTCCGCCGGGCGGCGGAGCGGGGGATCACGTTCGGCGACGGCGCGACGACAACGATCGCGCTAGACGCGCCGCAGGAGCTGGCACTGGCCAAGCAGATCCTGCGGTTCGGCGAAGTCGTGGAGCAGGTCGGTCGGGAACTCAAGCCGCACGTGCTGTGTGCCTACCTTTACGACCTGGCCGGTCGGTACAGCTCGTTCTACGAAGCCTGCCCGGTGCTGACGAGCGAGGAGCCGATGCGCTCAAGCCGCCTCGCGCTCGCCAACCTTACGGCGAAAGTGCTCGCCAAAGGACTGGATCTGCTGGGGATTGAGCACCCGGACCAGATGTAG
- a CDS encoding leucine--tRNA ligase, translated as MAYNFTAIEKKWQHYWQQNKTFRALDPVETAGMPKAYLLDMFPYPSGSGLHVGHPEGWTATDIYSRYLRMKGYSVLHPMGWDAFGLPAEQYAVKNNVHPRDTTRTNINRFREQIKMLGLSYDWDREVDTTDPKYYRWTQWIFLQLFGSYFDPIENKAKPIGHLINELQNENYVVAPDGTIQINPTQEGMEAVAGEMRIERTWKELSPDERRQTIDAQRLAFMDEVPVNWCPALGTVLANEEVIDGKSEVGGFAVERRPMRQWMLRITAYADRLIEDLNLLNWPDSLKEMQRNWIGKSTGANVDFDVDGNEDETITVFTTRPDTLYGATYMVLAPEHPLVDKITTPEYRVEIEAYRTEIGARSERDRMADNKDKTGAFTGAYAINPVNDERIPIWIADYVLMGYGTGAIMAVPAHDERDFAFAKKFKLPIKQVMGPASGGAGVRDTGFQPVRATSGVEDRESSAASSPQHGLETRVTDSGPASEMEAAFTSEGVAINSGPLDGLGTADAKAKMIEILEDKGVGTGSTTYKLRDWLFSRQRYWGEPFPLLHDDATGDVYAVDESELPVLLPEVEDFRPRPVEGGGTNVVPPLGRATHWTKVWGVVTDAGTVKVVPEGTPDARKFSRELNTMPQWAGSCWYYLRYIDPNNDQRFVDPEKEKAWLPVDLYVGGVEHAVLHLLYSRFWHKVLFDLGHVSSPEPFQRLVNQGLILGEMEFHVFEEGADALQVSVSEVKDIGEEATEKAVTMFAIHRKSGQKLVGRRLTEADVEQKKEGYFLKSDGKIKVDARSFKMSKSRGNVVNPDEIVKDYGADAFRLYEMYMGPLEAPKPWSTRDIIGQVRFLRAVWRNLIGDTEDEGTEAGRHEGTKADDGSSLRTQHSALRTANRVYDGPIPEPLARQMHRVIKKVAEDIEALRFNTAIAELFKLNNEMTQQDGVPRELAENFTLMLAPFAPHIAEEIWERLGHHKSLTQRPWPTYDPAKLVEDTVELAVQVNGKVRGKITVAADASQEDVLKAAAVAEGVSSYLEGKEIKKKIYVPKKLVSFVV; from the coding sequence ATGGCTTACAACTTTACTGCGATCGAGAAGAAGTGGCAGCACTACTGGCAGCAGAACAAGACGTTCCGCGCGCTCGACCCGGTCGAGACCGCCGGCATGCCCAAGGCGTACCTGCTCGACATGTTCCCCTACCCCTCGGGCAGCGGCCTGCATGTCGGTCATCCCGAAGGCTGGACCGCCACCGACATCTACTCCCGCTATTTGCGCATGAAGGGGTACAGCGTCCTGCACCCCATGGGATGGGACGCCTTCGGCCTGCCGGCCGAGCAGTATGCGGTGAAGAATAACGTTCACCCGCGCGACACCACCCGGACCAACATCAATCGCTTCCGCGAACAGATCAAGATGCTGGGCCTGAGCTACGACTGGGACCGGGAAGTCGATACCACCGACCCCAAGTACTACCGCTGGACCCAGTGGATCTTCCTGCAACTGTTCGGCAGCTATTTCGACCCTATCGAAAACAAGGCCAAGCCGATCGGTCATCTGATCAACGAGCTGCAGAACGAGAATTACGTTGTCGCGCCGGACGGCACGATCCAGATCAACCCCACCCAGGAAGGGATGGAGGCGGTCGCCGGTGAGATGCGCATCGAGCGCACCTGGAAGGAACTGTCGCCGGACGAACGCCGACAAACCATCGACGCGCAGCGGCTGGCGTTCATGGACGAAGTGCCGGTGAACTGGTGCCCCGCGCTGGGCACCGTGCTGGCGAACGAAGAGGTGATTGACGGCAAGAGCGAGGTCGGCGGTTTCGCCGTCGAACGCCGGCCGATGCGGCAATGGATGCTGCGCATCACCGCGTACGCCGACCGGCTGATCGAAGATCTGAACCTGCTGAACTGGCCGGACTCGCTGAAGGAAATGCAGCGGAACTGGATTGGCAAGAGCACGGGTGCGAATGTCGACTTCGACGTCGACGGCAACGAAGACGAGACCATCACCGTCTTCACCACCCGTCCCGACACGCTGTACGGGGCGACCTACATGGTGCTGGCGCCCGAGCATCCGCTGGTGGACAAGATCACGACGCCGGAATACCGCGTGGAGATCGAGGCCTACCGGACGGAGATCGGCGCGCGATCGGAACGCGACCGGATGGCCGACAACAAGGACAAGACCGGCGCGTTTACCGGCGCCTATGCGATCAACCCGGTGAACGACGAGCGGATTCCGATCTGGATCGCCGACTACGTGCTGATGGGCTACGGCACCGGCGCGATCATGGCCGTCCCGGCACATGACGAGCGTGATTTCGCATTCGCCAAAAAGTTTAAACTGCCGATCAAGCAGGTGATGGGACCGGCGTCGGGTGGCGCGGGCGTCCGTGACACGGGTTTCCAACCCGTGCGAGCGACGTCCGGAGTCGAGGATCGTGAATCCTCAGCAGCATCAAGCCCCCAGCACGGGTTGGAAACCCGTGTCACGGACAGCGGCCCGGCGTCAGAAATGGAAGCCGCTTTCACTAGCGAAGGCGTCGCCATCAACTCCGGCCCGCTCGACGGGCTGGGCACCGCCGACGCCAAGGCGAAGATGATCGAGATCCTGGAAGACAAAGGCGTCGGCACGGGCTCGACGACCTACAAGCTGCGCGACTGGCTCTTCAGCCGGCAGCGCTACTGGGGCGAGCCCTTCCCCCTGCTGCACGACGACGCCACCGGCGATGTCTACGCCGTCGATGAAAGCGAACTGCCCGTTCTGCTGCCCGAGGTGGAAGACTTCCGCCCGCGGCCGGTGGAAGGGGGCGGCACCAACGTCGTCCCCCCGCTGGGCCGCGCGACCCACTGGACGAAAGTCTGGGGCGTCGTCACCGACGCCGGCACGGTGAAGGTCGTCCCGGAAGGCACACCCGATGCGCGCAAGTTCAGCCGCGAGCTGAACACGATGCCGCAATGGGCCGGGTCGTGCTGGTACTACCTGCGCTACATCGATCCGAACAACGATCAGCGGTTCGTCGACCCCGAAAAGGAAAAGGCCTGGCTGCCAGTCGATCTGTACGTCGGCGGCGTGGAGCACGCCGTGCTGCACCTGCTCTACAGCCGATTCTGGCACAAGGTGCTGTTCGACCTGGGCCACGTCAGCTCGCCGGAGCCGTTCCAACGGCTGGTGAATCAGGGGCTAATCCTGGGGGAGATGGAGTTCCACGTTTTCGAGGAAGGCGCCGACGCGCTACAGGTGAGCGTCAGTGAGGTGAAAGACATCGGCGAAGAGGCGACCGAAAAGGCCGTGACGATGTTCGCCATACACAGGAAGTCGGGCCAAAAGCTGGTCGGCCGGCGGCTGACCGAGGCCGATGTCGAGCAGAAGAAGGAAGGCTACTTCCTGAAGTCTGACGGCAAGATCAAGGTCGACGCCCGCAGCTTCAAGATGAGCAAGAGCCGGGGCAACGTGGTGAACCCCGACGAAATCGTGAAGGACTACGGTGCCGACGCTTTCCGCCTGTACGAGATGTACATGGGCCCGCTGGAAGCGCCCAAGCCCTGGAGCACCCGCGACATCATCGGGCAGGTGCGGTTCCTGCGGGCGGTCTGGCGGAACCTGATCGGAGACACCGAAGACGAAGGCACGGAGGCAGGAAGGCACGAAGGCACGAAGGCGGATGACGGGAGTTCACTCCGTACTCAGCACTCGGCACTCCGTACTGCCAACCGCGTGTATGACGGCCCCATCCCCGAACCCCTGGCCCGGCAGATGCACCGCGTGATCAAGAAAGTCGCCGAGGACATCGAAGCACTGCGGTTCAATACCGCGATCGCCGAACTGTTCAAGCTGAACAACGAGATGACCCAACAGGACGGCGTTCCGCGCGAGCTGGCGGAGAACTTCACGCTGATGCTCGCGCCGTTCGCGCCGCACATCGCCGAGGAAATCTGGGAACGACTGGGTCATCACAAGTCGCTGACCCAGCGTCCCTGGCCGACGTACGACCCGGCGAAGCTGGTTGAAGACACGGTCGAGCTGGCGGTGCAGGTGAACGGCAAGGTGCGCGGCAAGATCACGGTCGCCGCCGATGCGTCGCAGGAAGATGTCCTCAAGGCCGCCGCTGTCGCCGAAGGCGTCAGCAGCTACCTGGAAGGCAAGGAGATCAAGAAGAAGATCTACGTGCCGAAGAAGCTGGTGAGTTTTGTGGTGTAA
- a CDS encoding PilZ domain-containing protein: MLLLNQSSVESDELYIDEDGQERRRGLRVRENRPVKIYEPGTARYFGGQTEDISATGLRIELPAWAALRAGETLNIHVGLNGRGQTLTNRRSMLPARVVWVRRGQERSPMMEVGVEFLNNIGAHVHAA, from the coding sequence ATGTTGTTGCTCAATCAATCCTCGGTGGAATCCGACGAACTCTATATCGACGAAGACGGCCAGGAACGCCGACGCGGGCTCCGCGTGCGCGAAAACCGCCCCGTCAAAATCTACGAGCCCGGCACGGCCCGTTACTTCGGCGGGCAGACGGAAGACATCAGCGCCACCGGCTTGCGCATCGAGTTGCCCGCCTGGGCGGCGCTGCGTGCCGGCGAGACGCTGAACATTCACGTCGGCCTCAACGGTCGCGGCCAGACGCTGACCAACCGTCGGAGCATGCTGCCGGCGCGGGTCGTCTGGGTCCGCAGGGGTCAGGAGCGGTCGCCGATGATGGAAGTCGGCGTAGAGTTTCTGAACAACATCGGCGCCCACGTCCACGCCGCCTGA
- a CDS encoding PP2C family protein-serine/threonine phosphatase gives MEFAVKKFARNVLLLHLLLLLVVLALMLFASRAIREGAREQAQKQAESRQRIIAAQTARGIEAFYHSIVSDMDLMPRPEDDQQDRDRLGKMFSEMTRDIPIPVFGHPKTEPSSPGTQPAPRNPLFPKPATRPGQKDFRDPEDKKNPPPPSSTQRQQYVRGLLLGQVLSRQLEERVSHMFVIGRPIPKTGPVPIREVSVTPAEGVGPTPEQLAERYRDWLRDVHAQSISKFELFDGKGYNLVAIPVTRGSGVMVAAVPVATITELYLSTLNNDPATGVLLVNDSLTVMASSRPNLVGVNISASGDPDLALNLEASKEAGFKESRVIEHPFKLGEEKFDPALLTTEPIEIAGRKWFIVVGSPLKEVDGVVAALFSKIFIWAIFVVAAVTVILVSTSVQMIRNRLRLERVQTEAIHKELDRARQIQQAWLPRESPRSPNIDVAAVNFPANHISGDFYNWFELPDGRVAVVIGDVTGHGMSAAFLMATTQLLVRTTMQRISDPAACLDEINRQLCTLIFNGQFVTLQIAVIDPDGGPIEVSSAGHPAPLLAGDRTFEPLPVESQLVLGVDPDATYQTVTLDLPVGASLLMFTDGAPDVQAPNGKRFGAQGLHGTCPLRPGRTSDLSTHDARWLLDAVVAKVNHFRGSRELGDDLTLVAIRTKAPALTPTGSLVGVA, from the coding sequence ATGGAGTTTGCTGTCAAGAAGTTTGCCCGTAACGTTTTGCTGCTGCATCTGTTGCTGCTGCTGGTGGTTCTGGCGTTGATGCTTTTTGCCTCCCGCGCGATCCGTGAAGGCGCCCGCGAGCAGGCCCAGAAGCAGGCCGAAAGTCGACAGCGGATTATTGCCGCCCAGACCGCGCGGGGCATCGAGGCGTTTTATCACTCCATCGTCAGCGACATGGACCTGATGCCCCGTCCCGAGGACGACCAGCAGGACCGCGACCGTCTCGGCAAGATGTTCTCCGAGATGACCCGCGACATTCCCATCCCGGTCTTCGGGCATCCCAAGACTGAACCCAGCAGCCCCGGCACCCAGCCTGCCCCCAGGAACCCGCTCTTTCCCAAGCCGGCGACCCGGCCCGGGCAGAAGGATTTCAGGGACCCCGAGGATAAGAAGAACCCGCCGCCGCCCAGTTCGACGCAGCGACAGCAGTACGTCCGCGGTCTGCTCCTGGGGCAGGTGCTCAGCCGACAGCTCGAAGAGCGCGTCTCGCACATGTTTGTCATCGGTCGCCCGATTCCCAAGACCGGCCCGGTGCCCATTCGCGAGGTGTCCGTCACCCCCGCCGAAGGCGTCGGTCCCACGCCCGAGCAGCTCGCCGAGCGATACCGCGACTGGCTCCGAGACGTCCACGCCCAGTCCATCAGCAAGTTCGAGCTCTTCGACGGCAAGGGCTACAACCTGGTCGCGATCCCCGTCACCCGGGGCAGCGGCGTCATGGTCGCCGCCGTTCCTGTCGCCACCATCACCGAACTGTATCTCAGCACGCTCAACAACGACCCGGCGACCGGCGTCCTGCTCGTCAACGACTCGCTCACCGTGATGGCATCGAGCCGGCCGAACCTCGTCGGCGTCAACATCAGCGCCTCGGGAGACCCCGACCTGGCGCTGAACCTCGAAGCGTCCAAGGAAGCGGGCTTCAAGGAATCCCGCGTCATCGAACACCCCTTCAAGCTCGGCGAAGAGAAGTTCGACCCGGCATTGCTCACCACCGAACCGATCGAAATCGCCGGCCGAAAGTGGTTCATCGTCGTCGGCTCTCCCTTGAAAGAAGTCGACGGCGTGGTGGCGGCGCTGTTCAGCAAGATCTTTATCTGGGCGATCTTTGTTGTCGCGGCCGTCACCGTCATCCTGGTGTCCACGTCGGTGCAGATGATCCGCAACCGCCTCCGCCTCGAGCGGGTGCAGACCGAAGCGATTCATAAAGAGCTCGACCGCGCCCGGCAGATCCAGCAGGCCTGGCTCCCGCGCGAATCGCCGCGCTCGCCCAACATTGACGTGGCGGCGGTCAACTTCCCGGCCAACCACATTTCCGGCGACTTCTACAACTGGTTCGAACTCCCCGATGGCCGGGTCGCCGTCGTTATTGGCGACGTGACCGGTCACGGCATGTCGGCGGCGTTCCTGATGGCGACCACCCAACTGCTCGTCCGCACCACCATGCAGCGGATCAGCGACCCGGCGGCCTGCCTCGACGAGATCAACCGCCAGCTCTGCACGCTCATCTTCAACGGCCAGTTCGTCACCCTGCAGATTGCCGTCATCGACCCCGACGGCGGGCCGATCGAGGTGTCTTCGGCGGGGCACCCCGCGCCGCTGCTGGCCGGCGACCGAACGTTCGAACCCCTGCCCGTCGAGTCGCAACTGGTGCTCGGCGTAGACCCGGACGCGACCTACCAGACCGTCACGCTCGACCTTCCCGTCGGCGCTTCGCTCCTGATGTTCACCGACGGCGCGCCCGACGTGCAGGCCCCCAACGGCAAGCGCTTCGGTGCCCAGGGGCTGCACGGCACCTGCCCGCTGCGGCCGGGCCGAACCAGCGACCTCAGCACGCACGATGCCCGCTGGCTTCTCGACGCCGTCGTCGCCAAGGTGAACCACTTCCGCGGCAGCCGCGAACTGGGCGACGACCTGACCCTGGTCGCGATTCGCACCAAGGCCCCGGCGTTGACCCCAACCGGTTCGCTGGTCGGCGTGGCATGA
- a CDS encoding IS630 family transposase, whose protein sequence is MADEVGFMMTPNVKKTWAPIAQTPVVAYRNRRQQKVSVLGAVVLHAATAKIDLVCDFHPDSYVRGEQAAAFLHRVLVEYPDKTIDVVWDNLSAHKSPIVKELAAEYPRLRLHYLPTYAPQLNAVEGVWSLTKYHRMANHTIGELEKLHAEAKRHLDDVGGNQALLRSCFEGAELAPNLSSAQ, encoded by the coding sequence ATGGCCGACGAGGTCGGCTTCATGATGACGCCGAACGTCAAGAAGACTTGGGCCCCGATCGCTCAGACGCCGGTCGTCGCCTACCGCAATCGGCGGCAGCAGAAAGTCAGCGTGCTGGGGGCCGTGGTCTTGCACGCCGCCACGGCGAAGATCGATCTCGTGTGCGACTTCCATCCCGACAGCTACGTCCGCGGCGAGCAGGCGGCGGCGTTCCTGCACCGCGTGCTTGTCGAGTATCCTGACAAAACGATCGATGTGGTCTGGGACAACCTCTCGGCACACAAGTCGCCAATCGTGAAGGAACTGGCGGCGGAGTACCCGCGTTTAAGATTGCACTATCTGCCGACCTACGCGCCGCAGCTCAATGCGGTGGAAGGCGTATGGAGCCTGACGAAGTACCACCGGATGGCGAACCACACGATTGGGGAGTTGGAGAAACTTCACGCCGAGGCCAAGCGACACTTGGACGACGTAGGCGGCAATCAGGCGTTGCTCCGCTCGTGCTTCGAAGGCGCGGAACTCGCGCCAAACTTATCCAGCGCTCAGTAG
- a CDS encoding sulfatase family protein: MKKLSRLVATLVFALLLVCVGRVHAGVEKPNIIVIMADDLGYGDISANGATEIQTPNVDKLAAEGLRFTSGYCSASTCTPTRFSLLTGTYAFRHKGTGIAPPAAPAIIQPGTETIPSLLKKAGYKTAVVGKWHLGLGGPDGPQWNGQIKPGPLDIGFDYCFLLPTTNDRVPSVYVENDRVRNLDPADPLWVGSKSPSPGHPTGITERDKLKLDWSNGHNQSINNGIGRIGFFTGGEKARWRDEDLADEWVKQSVQWIEKNKDGPFFLYFAAHDIHVPRMPNERFQGKSKLGLRGDSILQFDWCVGELTKTLDRLKLSDNTLIVLCSDNGPVLDDGYKDGAVEKLGKHTPAGPYTGGKYSVFEGGTRTPFITHWPGRIKPGVSDEMVCTIDLAASFAAMTGVPLAEGACLDSFNVSGALLGEKDARGRTDLIQQDNGTKFGLRAGNWKLQRGGGGRKAQGAAKDALFDLSKDAAEQNNVAAQFPDIVKEMGGKLDAAIAAGRTRPAK, encoded by the coding sequence ATGAAGAAACTCAGCCGCCTGGTCGCAACGTTGGTGTTCGCTCTTCTCCTGGTCTGCGTTGGTCGCGTTCATGCCGGCGTCGAGAAGCCCAACATCATCGTGATCATGGCTGACGACCTGGGTTACGGAGACATCTCCGCCAATGGCGCGACCGAGATCCAGACGCCGAACGTGGACAAACTCGCGGCCGAGGGGCTGCGGTTTACCAGTGGGTACTGCTCGGCGAGCACCTGCACGCCGACCCGTTTCTCGCTGCTGACCGGCACCTACGCCTTCCGGCACAAGGGCACCGGCATCGCACCGCCAGCCGCGCCGGCGATCATCCAGCCGGGCACCGAAACGATCCCCTCGCTGTTGAAGAAGGCCGGCTACAAGACGGCGGTGGTCGGCAAGTGGCACCTGGGGCTTGGCGGCCCGGACGGGCCGCAGTGGAACGGGCAGATCAAGCCTGGCCCGCTCGACATCGGCTTCGACTACTGCTTCCTGCTTCCGACGACCAACGACCGGGTGCCTTCGGTTTATGTCGAGAACGACCGCGTGCGCAACCTCGACCCGGCTGATCCGCTCTGGGTTGGCAGCAAGAGCCCCAGCCCGGGACACCCGACTGGAATCACCGAGCGCGACAAGCTGAAGCTCGATTGGAGCAACGGCCACAACCAGTCGATCAACAACGGCATCGGCCGGATTGGTTTCTTCACCGGCGGGGAAAAGGCCCGTTGGCGCGACGAAGACCTCGCCGACGAGTGGGTGAAGCAGTCGGTCCAATGGATCGAGAAGAACAAGGACGGCCCGTTCTTCCTCTACTTTGCCGCCCACGACATTCACGTGCCGCGGATGCCCAATGAGCGCTTCCAGGGCAAATCCAAGCTGGGCCTGCGTGGCGACTCGATCCTGCAGTTTGACTGGTGCGTCGGCGAACTGACCAAAACACTCGACCGCCTGAAGCTGTCAGACAACACACTGATCGTCCTGTGTTCCGACAACGGGCCTGTTCTGGATGACGGCTACAAAGACGGCGCGGTCGAGAAACTGGGCAAACATACACCGGCCGGTCCGTATACCGGCGGCAAATACAGCGTGTTCGAAGGCGGGACCCGAACGCCGTTCATCACACACTGGCCAGGGCGCATCAAGCCGGGTGTCTCCGACGAGATGGTCTGCACGATCGATCTGGCCGCGAGCTTTGCCGCGATGACAGGCGTGCCGCTCGCCGAGGGTGCCTGCCTTGACAGCTTCAATGTGTCGGGCGCGCTGCTCGGCGAGAAGGATGCCCGGGGTCGCACGGACCTGATCCAGCAGGACAATGGAACGAAGTTCGGGTTGCGAGCAGGCAACTGGAAACTGCAGCGGGGCGGCGGCGGACGCAAGGCACAAGGCGCAGCCAAGGATGCATTGTTTGATCTGTCGAAAGACGCCGCG